A single genomic interval of Mauremys reevesii isolate NIE-2019 linkage group 24, ASM1616193v1, whole genome shotgun sequence harbors:
- the LOC120390125 gene encoding uncharacterized protein LOC120390125: MFDKTPPLHATYLACNSLPESSALFSFARETGTISEKIAWMLLFLFSTDGLFQYLRSVSAPCTALTAAVLAASAPVSLLTSPLQLAPMESVVKSDFRAPVKQLQCCISAVFPEDKDCQALGGCIKGPAEQNQRTQDKKSKRDVVYPQRKAERAAIRTHIREKYQLPKNKVDKKQLEVTGGEGENAAGLRGCCEASGHSRI; encoded by the exons ATGTTTGACAAAACTCCTCCACTCCATGCTACTTACCTAGCCTGCaattcacttccagaatcttctgcttTGTTTTCCTTTGCTCGTGAGACAGGAACGATCTCAGAGAAAATTGCTTGGATGTTGTTGTTCCTTTTCAGCACTGATGGCCTGTTCCAGTATCTGAGGTCTGTCTCTGCACCTTGCACAGCACTGACTGCTGCTGTccttgctgcctctgctccagtcTCTCTGCTCACCTCTCCTCTCCAACTCGCACCTATGGAATCTGTAGTGAAGTCTGATTTCAGGGCCCCAGTGaaacagctgcagtgctgcatcTCTGCTGTCTTTCCCGAGGACAAGGACTGCCAAGCATTGGGAGGCTGCATAAAGGGTCCAGCAGAACAGAACCAGAGGACCCAGGACAAGAA GAGCAAACGGGACGTGGTCTATCCTCAGAGAAAGGCTGAGCGTGCAGCCATCAGAACCCACATCAGAGAGAAGTACCAGCTTCCCAAA AACAAGGTGGATAAGAAGCAGCTGGAGGTCACTGGGGGGGAAGGTGAAAATGCTGCAGGACTACGTGGCTGTTGTGAGGCCTCAGGGCACTCCCGAATCTGA